From the genome of Geothrix sp. 21YS21S-4, one region includes:
- a CDS encoding type II secretion system F family protein, with product MIEVTVLERGEVRVVRLQAEALDDFEAALQARGGTLLDQRRTRGGPPRRLSRPSAEAWAPWFSALARTLQGGVPLDRTLDLLAEAAPEPDSARRLHQAVVGGRRFSEAVAQHLESIPDLIPALLRTGEAAGDLARGARLAHRGLVERAKFRRELRGRLAYPVVVVSAATLALVVLLLKVFPALTGMWTNLGRPLPPRLQVLQWSGWASVGLLAGLTGGLSWLMAGKEGAHRLPGFRRLGLHRTRTEAWSALAMALGGGVSLLEALNLLGERWEAAELRRAIQEGGRPEQVLDAWVADAPGQRAVLLAGLRVGDLAGGAASVAEGYREMLEEDLQRLQRWLEPAVLILLGTILLGLAWSLFSLMGEMEHGLVR from the coding sequence ATGATCGAGGTCACGGTCCTCGAACGCGGAGAAGTGCGCGTAGTGCGACTTCAGGCAGAGGCTTTGGACGACTTCGAAGCCGCCCTGCAGGCAAGGGGCGGTACTCTTCTCGATCAGCGACGCACACGGGGCGGGCCTCCGAGGAGACTGTCCCGTCCCAGTGCTGAGGCTTGGGCCCCTTGGTTCAGCGCCTTGGCGCGTACGTTACAGGGAGGGGTTCCTCTCGATCGGACGTTGGACCTGCTGGCAGAAGCGGCGCCGGAACCCGACAGCGCACGGCGCCTGCATCAGGCGGTGGTGGGGGGCCGGCGTTTCAGCGAAGCCGTCGCGCAGCATCTCGAGTCGATCCCCGATCTCATTCCGGCATTGCTCCGGACCGGCGAAGCGGCGGGCGACTTGGCTCGGGGGGCCCGATTGGCCCACCGGGGGCTGGTGGAACGGGCGAAATTCCGCCGGGAACTCAGGGGCCGCCTTGCTTATCCGGTGGTGGTGGTGAGTGCTGCAACATTGGCGCTGGTCGTCCTTCTTCTCAAGGTATTTCCCGCCCTGACGGGTATGTGGACGAACCTTGGCCGGCCGCTGCCTCCTCGCCTGCAGGTCCTGCAGTGGAGCGGCTGGGCATCGGTTGGGCTCCTGGCAGGTCTGACAGGAGGGTTGAGCTGGCTGATGGCTGGCAAGGAGGGTGCTCATCGCTTGCCTGGTTTCCGCCGGCTGGGGTTGCATCGCACCCGAACGGAAGCATGGTCGGCTCTGGCCATGGCGCTTGGAGGCGGGGTGTCTCTTCTGGAGGCCCTGAATCTTCTCGGGGAGCGCTGGGAAGCGGCGGAGCTTCGCCGGGCGATTCAGGAAGGGGGACGACCGGAACAGGTACTGGATGCCTGGGTGGCGGATGCTCCTGGGCAAAGGGCGGTCTTGTTGGCTGGCCTCCGCGTGGGTGATCTGGCTGGCGGAGCCGCATCCGTCGCCGAGGGATACCGTGAGATGCTGGAGGAAGATCTTCAGAGGCT